The sequence below is a genomic window from Nitrospira sp..
ATCGACGACATCCCCTGCATAGCCCAATTTCAGTGTCACCTGCTCGGTCGGAAATCCTGTTTCCTTGAGCCGTTCGAGCGCCCGTTCGAGGATGGGATATTCCAGCGTTTCTTCCCTCTGCGTCCATTCCTGTTGGTCTTTACGGAGCTGTTCACTCAGTTGATGTTCCATGTCGGGATTCTCCGAGCCGCCATGCTCCATGAGTTCGCGCGGCATGGGATTCAACACATGAAAGAGGGTGATGGCCACTCCCGGCGTTTCCCGGAGCAAGGTCCCAACGTAGTGGAGGGCGCGGGTGGTGGCGGTCGAATCGTCGATCGCGATGAGGAGGTTCTTCGGAGAAACCGAGCGGTTCGAGGTCGGGTCCGGTGCGAAGAGCGATGAGTCACGCGGCGCCATGGTCGTCATGATGTCACCATACGTAGGTTGGTCCAGAGAGGGTCTTGTGGCTGCGGCCATCTTGAGCAAGATGCTGGTGCTGGTGTTGTGGGCAGAAGAGGGGGGGCATAGGCCCTCTGGTAGATGGGCTGAGAAGCGATCGCGCGGCCTCTGATGCTCACGCGTGCCGAGCCCGAATGGTCCTTAGCCTAAGCTTCTACGGTAGACAAATCAATCACAAGCGCGCGAGGGTGAAGAGGCGGCAGATTACTCTCCTGCGTGATGGTGGGAGTCCCATGAGGCCGGTTAGTCGGCCTCATGGGACGGAAACGGTGGTGAGAGTTAGGACTTCTTCTTGGCTCTAGCGGTTTTCGCTGCCTTGGCCGACTTTCCCCGCGAGACGCTCCCAACCGGCAGGACTCGATCGCGCACCAGGTAGGACGCGAATTGAGGAACCCGCGTGCCGGCTGGTCCGCCTGGATTGGTGTCGGCATACGAGCTGGCAGGATTGTTCTTAAACAGCTAGAGTTGGGACCTGGAAACTATCCTCTCCGTGGCACCACACGACCCTCTTCCAAGTCCTGCAAATCAGACCAGGCCGTAATGTCGGTGCGCGATGCGTCCACCGCATCACGATATCGTTTGAATTTTTCGGAACTTTCCGGCGAACTTGGGCCCCGCGCCAGCAGCAGCCTGTTCCATTCGACGAGTTCCCCTGTTCCGTGCGGGGTGGCAGTGTCTTGAAACCACTTCACCACCCCGTCATCGGTCTGGTTCGCCCGCACGGCTGCTGTGAATTGCTCGGCCGTGAGGCCGGCATACTCCAGCAGCCGCTCATCCATCGGGCAGGGATAGATGTACTCGCCTTCAGTTCCGGCCACCACCGCACGGCACTTATCGATCATCCGTGCCAAATGGACATAGCCGGCCAACTGTACCTTCATGCTACGCGGGAAGGCTGTGCGTAAATCCATCACGCCAACAATCTATGGTTGGTGAAGGTGAGTGTGCGTACCACCACCGCGCCGTTGTCGTAGGAGATGATGCGCCTGGTCGCGGGGAGATCGGACGCTCCGACACGGACGTGGGTGTCTGTGAAGCTCTCGACATTCCGGAGTTTGCCGTCTTGCGGCGAAAAATAGTACACGGTGTATTTGGTGGTCAGCTGTTTCTGATCCTGGGTGGTGCTGCTCTCTTCCACATTGATGGTGAAGGCCACGTGGGGCATTTTGCGATTGATCTGCGTGATGCGGTTGTCTTTGATGCGATAGAAGGACTGCATGCCGTCGCCATGAATATCCAACCGCTGACCCAGTGGATGCTCGCCACCCGCTTCCATCGTGAGGCGGTGTTTGCCGTCTGATTCCTCGAACTTGCGGGGGGCGCGGTGCACGGCAATCATGCCGATCTGTTCCTGCGCCCATTTCTGAATCGCTTCATCGGACAGGTGGACGGTCACCTCTCGTGGACCCTTGACCACGACGGTGCCGCTCATCAGCTGCCCATTGGTGTTGACCGTCAAATCTGCGGAAAATCCGCGAAAATCAGACTGCCAGCGCGCAGTGCTTTCGAAGGCTCGCTGGAGCAGCGCGCGAGCGTGAGGGTCATCGGCGATTGTCACGGGTGTATCGACAGCGGCGGCATGTTCCATTGGATTCTCCTTTATCTCGTGGTTGGCCTGACACGAAATTATAGAGCCCTTCATCGACCATCTACAACCCGAGACCGGTGCCCGTCAGGCTGCGGAGGGTGATCCGGTCTTGTGGGGGTGGTGGAAATTTTTCTCGTTTGGCGCAGGTTTGTGTAGTACTGGCTAAGCCGAATCTGTTATACTGCAAGGCATTTCATCCGCGATTCTGCGGACCTGGGCACTGAGTCTCGGCATTCCGTGAAAGGAGCGCTATGGAGCGGCGAGCAGCGTCTCATACTGAAGAAGAAGAAATGAACCAACGGCGGCGCCTGTTGGGTTTGGCTCGCAAGGGCGACCCCAAGGCCATCAGCAAGTTGTTTGAGCTGTATCAGGTACGTGTCTTGAACGGCGAGATGCTGAGCAAACTCAACAAATCGTACTACAAGGCGGCGGCTGCCCAGGAACAAAAAACGGCTCAAACCCAGTCGAAGACGGCAAAAGGCTCTCAAACGACGCATGGCAGTGCAAAAGGCGGTCAGAAAGTGTCCGCTCCTGCCGCCACAGTGCGCAAGGTGAAGGGCTCAAAGCCCGCTGCCCCCAAAAAGCGCACGAAGTAACCGGAGATTGCGCCGACTCAGTCGGCGCAACCATCGCACCGCCCCCTCAGGTCTCTCTCTACTGCACTCCGACCCGCAATCCCCCGGCCGCCAGCTTGGTCCCGATTTCCTCCGCCAGCTTGCGCACCCCGGAGTAGACCGTGGCCTGCCCTTCATGATCAATTCGCCAGGCTAGCTCAAAGGCCCGGGAGGAATTCATTCCCGGAATACATTTGCAAAATAAGGCGATGACCTGTTGATACGTGTGACATTCGCAATTGAATACAATCACGCGGGCTTCCAGATCGTCACCCGTGCCCACGTCGGTCGTGTCGAGGGCGTCGGGGGTCATGACGGGGGTGAGCGTGCTCATGCAGTGGTCTCGTCGGGGGGAGAGTGTAGCAAAAGATACGGGGTCCAGTGCAACAGCGCAGTGCCGAGCGTCAACGCGGGAGGTATTCGTGCGGAAGGTCGAGGCCTTCCCGAGTCACACGTCGGCTGAGCAGGAGATGGTGCGTGTGGGAGTCGGTGACGGGCCATAGGCTGTGTTCTCGCGCGAGACGAATCGTATAGGTCTGAGCCGCAGCCGTTTTGAGCAACGCCAGGCCATACTCAAACCGATACGCGTTCTCCAGGGTCAGGCCCGGCTTCGCCAGCTCTTGCACCAGGGCGACCCTGCAGTCGCTCGTGGCTCGTTCTGGCTCCAGGAGGCGAAGCAATGCGGCTGGGCCTGGAACCAGCGCACCGCCGATCTGCATGGTGTGGGTGAGGTCAAAGAGGCCTCGCTGGAAGCGTCGATCCTCGCGAAGGCCACTGTGGAACAGGGCCCGCCACTCAGGGTCGGCCAGATCACGGTCGATCTCCGCGGTCGCGATCTTATCCAGAGGACCGGACACCTGATAGCCCTGCACGATCCGTCCGCTGGTGACCAGCGCCAGGTGATCATCGCCCATGCGATCCTGGTAGGCCGTGGTGCCCATCAATGGCGTCAATCGAAGCGCCATGAAATCCCGGAAATGGACGGAGCTATACAGGGAGAGCAGTCGTTCCAGGGTCTCAGCGGAACAGAGGTGAAACGGGTGGAAGAGAGCCGGTCGCATGGAGGAAGCGGTCATCGGGTGAATCGGATGAATGGCTGCGTGATGGGGAGTCAGTGAAAGGCCGGAGCATGAGCTGGAGAAGATGTCTGTCTACCAGCTATCCATGTCGATGACTTCGGTGGCATCCCACAGGTTTTTCAGTTCCGCTTCGGCGATCGCCTTTTCGCGATCGGCTTCCGTATCCTCACCGAATTTCCTGCCTTGTGGGGTATCGTGCTCGGCTGCGGCCGCCGGTTGTTCTTCAACCGGCTGGCGGCGGCGGCGTTTGCTGGGATCCATATTGACCGGCATGGCACAAGTCTCCTCGAAATTTTCGACTAGGGAGTTGCGGAGTGTCGTTCGATGCGCACGTTCTCCGCACTCTCCGTACACTGTTGACGTGACGGAGCATGGAAGTCAAGAGCCGAGGGGGCGCGAGGCGCTTCCTTGATGGCGGAGAGCAGGGTCACGGCCACGCTGTCCGCGTAGCGTCGTCCTCGGGCTGTGAGTCGCGCCAGATGGCCCTCGCGTTCCAGGAGGTGATCCGCCATCAATTCGTGAATGACGACTGCTAAACCGGCATCTGACAGAACACCGGTCTCTTCCAGCGCAACACCATCCGTCAGACGAAGTCCGAAGATCAGGCGTTCGCAGGCCGCACGCACGTCACTGAGCTGTTCGGATTCCGACACCGGGAGCCGACTGTCCCGGAGGCAGGCATTGTAGGTGGCCAGGTTGCTGACATTCCCGAACCGTCGACCTCCCACATACGATTGCGCGCTTGGGCCGAGCCCGAGGTAACGCCCGCCGGTCCAATGCAGTTGGTTGTGCCGACTGGCAAAACCGGGGCGGGAGTAGTTCGAAATTTCGTAGCGGGTGTAACCGGCACCAGCCAGCGTCGTTGCGGCGAGCTCGTCCATTTCATTCTGCAGGAGCTCATCAGGGGCGGGGACCAGCCCGCGATCGATGGCCGTTCTGAGCGCCGTGCCGTCTTCAACCGTGAGGGCATAGCAGGAGAGGTGGGTCGGAGTGAGCGCCATGGTCTCGTGCAGGGACCTGTGCCAACTTTCAATTGTCTGGCCAGGCAGGCCATACATCAGGTCGAGATTGATATTCACGAAACCTGCGACGCGTGCGGCGGCCACGGCTTGTCTGGTATCGAACGGGGAGCCTGGGCGTCCGACCTGATCCAACTCGGCCTGGTCCATGGATTCGGCCCCGAAGCTGATGCGGGTGACGCCGCCATTCCGGAGTCTATCCAGACTGTCTGCCGTCACGGATTCCGGATGCGCCTCCACGGTCACCTCGGCGTCCGGTGCGAGGCCGAATGCGTCGTTCGCTTCCGACAAGACTCGCATCAGTTGGTCTGCATCGAGGGTGGTCGGCGTCCCGCCACCGAAATACACGGAGCCCAAGGGACGAGGATCAAATGGCGAATCGGCGGCGTAGCGCCGCAGCTCCGTCAGCAGCGAGTCTACAAATTCCGCTGCAGCACGGCGATGGTGAATTTCGAGATAAAAGGCGCAGAAGTGACAGCGTTGATGACAAAAGGGCACGTGAATATAGAGCCCTTGATCGGTCGCCTGCCGCATGCTCGTCACGTCGTTAGGGAGCCGCCGAAAAATCACGCACCATGGCGACCTCAATCTCATCGGTCGGCGAGATGCCACGGTTTCGCACGTGGGACTTCCAGGCGGGATAGTCTCGCAGGATATCAAACAGGTTCTTGATCAAGACCGGCTTGATCTGCATTTCCCACTCCCGTAGCCACGCCCGCTCATCGTGCGGACCGTCATAATCGTCAGGAAACTGCGCTTCAAGGCTGATGCGGAATATGAACGATTTATCTTCTGACCACATCTGTGGACTCCCATCGGCTGGTAATTGCGAAGTGAATCAGACCTTACTTAT
It includes:
- a CDS encoding universal stress protein; its protein translation is MTTMAPRDSSLFAPDPTSNRSVSPKNLLIAIDDSTATTRALHYVGTLLRETPGVAITLFHVLNPMPRELMEHGGSENPDMEHQLSEQLRKDQQEWTQREETLEYPILERALERLKETGFPTEQVTLKLGYAGDVVDTILDEVRAGGYGTLVITRHGQPDAAHLFSSNMANRLSRELSGIALWVLE
- a CDS encoding DUF5069 domain-containing protein, coding for MMDLRTAFPRSMKVQLAGYVHLARMIDKCRAVVAGTEGEYIYPCPMDERLLEYAGLTAEQFTAAVRANQTDDGVVKWFQDTATPHGTGELVEWNRLLLARGPSSPESSEKFKRYRDAVDASRTDITAWSDLQDLEEGRVVPRRG
- a CDS encoding DUF3386 domain-containing protein — encoded protein: MEHAAAVDTPVTIADDPHARALLQRAFESTARWQSDFRGFSADLTVNTNGQLMSGTVVVKGPREVTVHLSDEAIQKWAQEQIGMIAVHRAPRKFEESDGKHRLTMEAGGEHPLGQRLDIHGDGMQSFYRIKDNRITQINRKMPHVAFTINVEESSTTQDQKQLTTKYTVYYFSPQDGKLRNVESFTDTHVRVGASDLPATRRIISYDNGAVVVRTLTFTNHRLLA
- a CDS encoding ATP-dependent Clp protease adaptor ClpS codes for the protein MSTLTPVMTPDALDTTDVGTGDDLEARVIVFNCECHTYQQVIALFCKCIPGMNSSRAFELAWRIDHEGQATVYSGVRKLAEEIGTKLAAGGLRVGVQ
- the hemW gene encoding radical SAM family heme chaperone HemW, producing MRQATDQGLYIHVPFCHQRCHFCAFYLEIHHRRAAAEFVDSLLTELRRYAADSPFDPRPLGSVYFGGGTPTTLDADQLMRVLSEANDAFGLAPDAEVTVEAHPESVTADSLDRLRNGGVTRISFGAESMDQAELDQVGRPGSPFDTRQAVAAARVAGFVNINLDLMYGLPGQTIESWHRSLHETMALTPTHLSCYALTVEDGTALRTAIDRGLVPAPDELLQNEMDELAATTLAGAGYTRYEISNYSRPGFASRHNQLHWTGGRYLGLGPSAQSYVGGRRFGNVSNLATYNACLRDSRLPVSESEQLSDVRAACERLIFGLRLTDGVALEETGVLSDAGLAVVIHELMADHLLEREGHLARLTARGRRYADSVAVTLLSAIKEAPRAPSALDFHAPSRQQCTESAENVRIERHSATP